CAGAGGAAACACGCCGAACAGGAACGTGCCCTGCACACGGGCACCGGCACGCTGATCCTGACGGGTTTCCTCGTGCTGTCCGTCGGCGCCGCGGCCCTCCACAGCCGGCTGGGCTGACACTTCCATCCGTGCACATGACGCACACGGCGCCCACGGCGCACATGACACGCATGACGCGCTCCGGTGCCGGGGCGGCCCTAGCGTTGCTGTCATGTGCTGGAGTGCCACCGCCGATCTCGCGGCGGGAACGGGCATCGCGGCGGTGGGCCTCGTCTCGGTGAGCCTGGCGGCGCACCGCCCCCGCGACCTGCCGCTGGCCGCGCTGCCGCTGCTGCTGGGCGCCCACCAGATCGTCGAGGCCGCAATCTGGCGGCACCGGCCCCGCCACCCTGGCCTGGGCCGTCATCGCACTGCCGGTGCTGGCACTGTGGGTGCCGGTGGCCGTCTGGTGCGCGGCGGCGCCCACGGCCCGGCGCCGCCTGCTCGTCCCACTGGCGGCGGGGACGGCGACGGCGGCGGCCCTCGCGTACGCGCTGGCGACGCGCCCGGTCGGCGCCGAGATCCGCGGGCACACCGTCGGCTACTCGCTGGGACTGCCGCAGGCCGGGCTGCTGGTGGCCGGCTACCTGCTGGCCACCGTCGGCTCCCTGCTCCTGTCCGGCGAGCGGGCCCTGGTCCTGTTCGGCGTGCTGGTCGCGGCGGGCGCGGCGGTGTGCTTCGTGCTGTGGCGCAGCGAGTACGTCTCCACGTGGTGCGCGTTCGCCGCGCTGTGTTCACTGCTGCTGACACGGTGGGCCGCCCGGCGCCGGCCGACCCATGCCGCCACCGCCTGAGGGCCTGAGGGCCTGTCAGCGGTAGTCCTGGGCCAGGAGGCCGAGTACCACCTCGTCCGCGAAGCGGCCCATCACCCAGGCCGAGGAGCGCAGCACGCCCTCGCGCACGAAGCCGTTGCGCTCGGCGCAGCGCAGCATCGCGGTGTTGTCCGCGAGCGTCTCGATCTGCAGCCGCTGCAGGCCGCGTACGACGAAGGCGTAGTGGCACAGCACCGCGACCGCGTCGCCGCCCCGGCCCTGGCCGCGGGCGGCCGGCAGCAGGGCCAGGCCCAGGTGCGCGGTGCGGTTGTGGGTGTCGATGTGCCACAGGCCCGCGGCGCCCAGCAGCGTGCCGCCCTCCCGCTCCACCACGGAGAAGGCGGCGTGGCGCTGCTCGGTGTCGTCCACCGCGAAGTGCGTGTCCCCGGAGCCGGGGACGATCGGCCGCCACGGGCGGGCATCAGCGCGCGCGTGGGTGGCGACGTCGTCGTAGAGACCGGCCTGCAGCAGGGGGATGTCCTGCGGGTGCCGGGCCCGGAGTGCGACCGTGCGGCCCTGGAGCATGCGAGCTTCCTACCCGGCCGGACCGGGCGGCGGCAACCCGATAACGGGCTGCGGGCGCCGCGGGCGGGGGGGGGCTGGTCCGTTGGGAGGTAGAGCACCGGCCGTGCGCGTGGCGGCCGGCCGTGCGGGCGGCGGCTCTTCCTACGATGCGCGCCATGGACACCCTGATCTTCGCCGGGCTCCTCGCCGGGCTGGCCGCCCTGTACCGGGAGCGGTCCCCCGCGGTGGTGCTCGGGGTGTGGTGGGTGGTCCTGGCCGCCACCGCGGTGCTGCTCGCGCACCACATCACCAGCGGCCTCTCGCTCGGGCTGACCTACTGATGGCCACCGCGCGGCAGGCGGAAGGGGCCCGCCGGGGCTGCGGGCCGCCGTGGCTGGGGCAGGCGCAGTTCTGGTTCGCGTGTCTGTTCGCGGCCGGCTGGACGGGCGTGGTCTGCGGCGGCCTGGCCGTGCAGTTCGGCTCCTGGGAGTACCCCTGCCCCCTGTGCATGGTGCAGCGGATGTTCATGCTGCTGGCCGCCCTGGGCGCGCTGCACGTCGTCCGCGCGGGCATGCGCGGAACGATCGGCGGCCGTGACTACATGACGGGCTGGGGCCTTGCCCTGGTGGCCTGCATGGCCGGCGCCTTCACCTCCTGGCGGCAGACGATGCTGCACATCCTGCCGGGCGATGCGGGGTACGGCGCTCCGGTGCTGGGCCTGCACCTGTACGTGTGGGCGTGGATCCTGTTCATGGCGGCGGTGGCGGCCATCGGCATCCTTTTGGCCTTCGCGCCCTGGACGGCCGCGCCCGGCCTGCCCGCCCCGGTGTGCCGGCGCGCGGGACAGCTGGTGTTCGCCTTCGTGGCGCTGGTGACGGCGGTGAACCTGGTCGCGGTGTTCCTGCTGGAGGGCTTCCACTGGTTCCTGCCCGACGACCCCGGCCGCTACCAGTTCTTCTACGATCTCAAGATCCTGAAGAAGTAGCCCCCTGGGGCCTGTGTCGGGAAGTCCCGTCGTCCGCCCGGAGGGCGGGCCCCGCGGCGTCCGGTGCGCCGTCCGGCGTGGGGTCGTCGACGATGCGTGCCAGGGCGGTCATGACACCGCGGAGCGGGCGGGATACGGTCGCCGAAGTGGGTGAGGAGCAGGCGTGCCGGGAGGAACCGGGCGCGCCGGGGCC
The sequence above is a segment of the Streptomyces sp. Je 1-369 genome. Coding sequences within it:
- a CDS encoding GNAT family N-acetyltransferase, yielding MLQGRTVALRARHPQDIPLLQAGLYDDVATHARADARPWRPIVPGSGDTHFAVDDTEQRHAAFSVVEREGGTLLGAAGLWHIDTHNRTAHLGLALLPAARGQGRGGDAVAVLCHYAFVVRGLQRLQIETLADNTAMLRCAERNGFVREGVLRSSAWVMGRFADEVVLGLLAQDYR
- a CDS encoding DUF5993 family protein, encoding MDTLIFAGLLAGLAALYRERSPAVVLGVWWVVLAATAVLLAHHITSGLSLGLTY
- a CDS encoding disulfide bond formation protein B; protein product: MATARQAEGARRGCGPPWLGQAQFWFACLFAAGWTGVVCGGLAVQFGSWEYPCPLCMVQRMFMLLAALGALHVVRAGMRGTIGGRDYMTGWGLALVACMAGAFTSWRQTMLHILPGDAGYGAPVLGLHLYVWAWILFMAAVAAIGILLAFAPWTAAPGLPAPVCRRAGQLVFAFVALVTAVNLVAVFLLEGFHWFLPDDPGRYQFFYDLKILKK